A stretch of DNA from Bradyrhizobium algeriense:
CGGGCGGGTAACTGAAACAGTCGCTCAATGGAGGACTACCATGCGTACCTACGATCTCACCCCGTTTTATCGTTCCACCGTCGGCTTCGACCGCTTCTTCAACCTGCTCGATCAGGCGACCTCAGACGGCAGCCCCGGTTATCCCCCCTACAATATCGAGCGCACCGGTGAGAACGCCTACCGCATCAGCGTTGCGGTCTCCGGCTTCTCGCAAGGCGAGCTTTCGATCGTCGCGAAGGAAAACACGCTGACGATCAAGGGCGAGAAGTCAGCCAACGAGAACGGCAAGGACAATTCCGAGGTGCTCTACCGCGGCATTGCGGCGCGCGCCTTCGAGCGCATCTTCCAGCTTGCCGATTTCGTGCAGGTGAAGGACGCCTCGCTCGAGAACGGTCTGCTCCACGTCGATCTCGTCCGCGAGATCCCCGAGGCCAAGAAGCCGCGCAGCATTCCGATTAATTCCGGCGCCAACGCTCCGCAGGTGGTCGACGCTTCGGTCGCTGCGTAACGCAGGTCAAGTCTTCGGCCGATATTGGCTGAATGCGAAAACGCCCCGGGAAACCGGGGCGTTTTTTTGCGCAATCCTGATCTGCAATTTTGCAGCGTTGTGCTCAGTCACGTCGCCGTGAGGTTGTGTAACGATGCCGCCGCTCTCCTCGAATTTCGAACTGGAGCGGGCGAGCCGCTTATCAAGCCGATCATGGAGCAGACCGATGAGCATCTTACGAACACTGACAATCGTGGCCGGCGTCCTTGCGGGATCGCTCGGCGTGCAAGCCGCGCCGGCGCTGGCCGCCAGTCCCGTCAAGGCGAAGAATGTCGTGCTGGTACACGGCGCGTGGGCCGACGGATCGAGCTGGGCGCAGGTGATTCCAAAGCTTCAGGCGGCGGGCCTTCACGTCACTGCCGTACAGAACCCACTGACCTCGCTGGCAGATTCCGTTGCCGAGACACGCCGCGTTTTGGCGCAACAGGACGGCCCGACGGTTTTGGTGGCGCATTCCTGGGGTGGCACCGTAATCAGCGAAGTAGGCACCGATCCGAAGGTCACCGGGCTAGTGTATGTCGCAGCGCGCGCGCCCGATGCCGGCGAGGATTTCGTCGCCCTTTCGCGGAAGTTTCCGGCAGGCCCCGCGCGAGCCGGCGTGCAGGAGCATGACGGCTTCACCAAATTATCCGAGGACGCCTTCCTGAAATATTTTGCCAACGGGGTCGATCCGACGACTGCGAAAGTCCTCTACGCCGTGCAGTGGCCGACCGCGGCTTCCATTTTCGCCGGCCGCACTACCGCTGCCGCCTGGCGCAGCAAGCCGAGTTGGTACGCAGTGTCGAAGCAGGACTACACCATCAATCCCGACCTTGAGCGGTTTCTCGCCAAGCGCATGAACGCGACGACGGTCGAACTGGATGCCGGCCATCTGTCGCTGGTGTCGCAGCCGGACAAGGTCGCCGACCTGATCCTGGCCGCCGCAGGCCAGCGCGAATAACCCGGCACAATGAAAACGCCCCGGAAAACCGGGGCGTTTTTGGTTGGTAGGTTCGTAGCCTGGATGGAGCGCAGCGCAATCCGGGATAACTCTATCCGCTCGCAAGGTCCCCGGATTGCGCTGAGCCTGTCATCGGGCGCGCGTTCGCGCGACCCGTTGGCTCCTCCGGGCTACGCATTCATTCCAGCCCCTGCACCGTCGGCATGTCTTGGGTCGGCGCAATCTGCGGAGCGGGCTTTTCTGCAGCCGAGCCGGTTGTCACCGGAGCGGCTGCCGGCACCTCGGCCGGCTTCGGGGCCGGCACTGCTGCCTGTTTGATCGGTGCGGCGGCGGGTTTGGCGGCCAGCGGCTTTGCCTTCGGCACCGGCACGGTGCGGCTCGCAACGTGAGGCACTGGCCGTGATGGCGGCGCCGCTGCCTGAACATGGGCCGGCGCTTGGGCCTGTGGCGGCGGAGCGGCGGAGGGTGCGCCGAGAGCGCTCTGGTCTTCGTCGTAATTGTCGCCCATCCCGCGGGCCGGCACGAAGCGGATGATCCGGCCGTTGCGCGCGTCGATCACCAGCCGCCCGCCCTCGCCGCCGCGGTCGATCGCCGCGATCGTGTAGACGAAGCCGCGGAGCCTGGGGATGCCGAGCGGCAAGAATCCGTTGTCGCGCAGCACGGAATAGACTTCTGTCGACGGCAACAGGCCCGGACCGGGGCCGTATCCGTATTGCGGCCCGGGAACCGGGGGCGGTGCCACTGCATAGGGGGCGGCGAAATCCGATGCCGCAGTGTAACGCCCGGGCACCTGCGCCTGCGCGCTGCCCGCCAGAAGGACCAGTCCCGCCGCCAAAGATCCCGTGAACAACTTCATCACCGAAAGCTCCTGTAAGCCCCGCAGCCGCCGGGCCTGAGCGGGAGCACTTCTGCGCTCACGCCTGCCGGCCCGGACTGGAATTTCATGGCGAAATCCGGCGGTCCTTGGGCCGGATCGGGGCGCCGTTGCCGCAAACGCCCGCTGGCGGTTTTTTCCCGGCCGCCAAGCGCCGATTCGCACGTGGGCGGGGACTTTCACGTGCTTGTGTGATAGACAAAAATTTGGCATGGTCGAAGTTAGGACAGCATCACTGTCTCAATTGCGGGGCGGTCCCGGCACAGGGATTGCAACGAAACCGTGGCGCCACGAGCTCCAGGGCAGTGCAGGCAAGGCCGTTCCTCAGGGACGTTGAACGCCCAAGCCTGAATTTAAGAAATTGCGGCTCGCGGAGGACGAGCGGTGGCCCGGTGGGTGCCGCAAGCGTCCAAGGTGCGCCGACGATGCGGTGAGGCCCTTAGCCTTTTTTGAGAGGAATAAGATGAGCGGGTCGGAATTCGAGCGCGAAAACATCGTGGCAGAAGCACTGTCGGCGACCGCGGTTTCGAAACCGGCCGACACTTTGCTTGAAGATGTTCAGCGCGAACATGACTGGCGTCCGCCAGCCGTGGGACTCTACGACCTCGGCATGGAAAAGGATTCCTGCGGCGTCGGCTTCATCGCCAACATCAAGGGCAAGAAGTCACACCAGATCGTCTCCGACGCGATCAGCATTCTCTGCAACCTCGAGCATCGCGGCGCAGTCGGCGCCGATCCGCGCGCCGGCGACGGCGCCGGCATTCTCGTGCAGATCCCGCATGCGTTCTTCGCCCGCAAGACCGCAGCGCTCGGCTTCAAGCTGCCGGAGCCCGGCCAATACGCGATCGGCGCGCTGTTCATGCCAAAGGAGACGGCATGGCGAAAGGTGATCCAGAGCATCATCGCCGAACAGATCAAGGAAGAAGGCCTGGTTTTGCTCGGCTGGCGCGACGTGCCGTCCGACAACGCCTCGCTCGGCGTAACCGTCAAGCCGACCGAGCCCTATCATATGCAGGTGTTCATCGGCCGCAACGGCACGGCGAAGACCGAGGAAGAGTTCGAGCGCAGGCTCTACATCCTGCGCAAGTCGATCTCGCAGGCGATCTATCAGCGCCGCGACCGCGGCATGGCCGGCTACTACCCGGTCTCGCTGTCGTGCCGCACCGTGATCTACAAAGGCATGTTCCTCGCCGACCAGCTCGGCAAGTACTATCCCGACCTGCATGAAGAGGATTTCGAGAGCGCGCTGGCGCTGGTGCATCAGCGCTTCTCGACCAACACCTTCCCGACCTGGTCGCTGGCGCATCCCTACCGGATGATCGCCCATAACGGCGAAATCAACACGCTGCGCGGCAACGTCAACTGGATGGCGGCGCGCCAGGCTTCCGTGCATTCGGAGCTCTACGGCAAGGACATCAGCCGGCTCTGGCCGATCTCCTATGAAGGCCAGAGCGACACCGCCTGCTTCGACAACGCGCTCGAATTCCTGGTGCAGGGCGGCTACTCGCTGCCGCACGCGGTGATGATGATGATACCGGAAGCGTGGGCCGGCAATCCGTTGATGGATGAGCAGCGCCGCGCCTTCTACGAATATCACGCCGCCCTGATGGAGCCGTGGGACGGCCCCGCCGCGATCGCCTTTACCGACGGCCGCCAGATCGGCGCAACACTAGACCGCAACGGGCTGCGCCCGGCGCGCTATCTCGTCACCAAGGACGACCGCATCGTGATGGCGTCCGAAATGGGCGTGCTGAAGATCCCCGAGGACCAGATCGTCACCAAGTGGCGGCTGCAGCCCGGCAAGATGCTGCTGGTCGACCTCGAACAGGGACGTCTCATTCCCGACGACGAGATCAAGGCGACGCTGGCCAAGAGCCATCCCTACAGCGACTGGCTGCATCGCACCCAGCTCGTGCTGGAGGAACTGCCCGACGCGCCCACCAAGGGCATCCGCTCGAACCTGCCGCTGCTCGACCGGCAGCAGGCGTTCGGCTATTCGCAGGAAGACGTCACCATCCTGATGACGCCGATGGCGGCCACCGGCGAAGAAGCCGCGGGCTCGATGGGCAACGACACCCCGATCTCGGCGCTGTCGGACCGGCCGAAGCCGCTCTTCACCTACTTCAAGCAGAACTTCGCGCAGGTCACCAACCCGCCGATCGATCCGATCCGCGAGGAGCTCGTCATGAGCCTCGTCTCGATCATCGGGCCGCGGCCGAACCTGTTCGACCTGCAGGGCATGGCCTCGACCAAGCGGCTCGAAGTGCGCCAGCCGATTCTGACGGATGCGGACCTGGAAAAGATCCGCTCGATCTCCGATGTCGCGGACACCCATTTCAAGTCGCGCACGCTCGACACCACCTTCCACGCCGGCTTCGGCGCGGCGGGGATGGAGCAGGTGCTTGACGAATTGTGCGCGCGCGCCGAGGGCGCGGTGCGCGAAGGCGTCAACATCATCATCCTGTCGGACCGCATGGCCGGCTCGGACCGGATTCCGATTCCCTCGCTGCTGGCCTGCGCCGCTGTGCATCATCATCTGATCCGCACGGGATTGCGCACCTCGGTCGGGATCGTCGTCGAGTCCGGCGAACCGCGCGAAGTGCATCATTTTGCGTGCCTGGCCGGTTACGGCGCCGAGGCGATCAACCCGTATCTGGCGTTCGAGACCATCATCGCGATGAAGGACCGCCTGCCGGGCGCGCTCGACGACTATGAGATCGTCAAGCGCTACATCAAGTCGATCGGCAAGGGCCTCTTGAAGGTGATGTCCAAGATGGGCATCTCGACCTACCAGTCCTATTGCGGCGCGCAGATTTTTGACGCCGTCGGGCTGAAGGCCGATTTCGTCGCGAAGTATTTCGCCGGCACCCATACCCGCATCGAAGGCGTGGGGCTTGCCGAGATCGCCGAGGAAACCGCGCGCCGCCATACGGACGCGTTCGGCGATGCGCAGGTCTACAAGACTGCGCTCGACGTCGGCGGCGAGTACGCTTACCGCACCCGCGGCGAGGAACATGCATGGACGGCCGAATCCGTCTCGACGCTGCAGCATGCCGTGCGCGGCAATTCGCAGGAGCGTTACCGCGCGTTCGCAAAAATCCTCAACGAGCAGTCCGAGCGGCTCTTGACGCTGCGCGGCCTGTTCCGGATCAAGACCGCCGAGGACGAGAAGCGCAAGCCGGTGAAGCTCGACCAAGTCGAGCCGGCCGCCGAGATCGTCA
This window harbors:
- the gltB gene encoding glutamate synthase large subunit codes for the protein MSGSEFERENIVAEALSATAVSKPADTLLEDVQREHDWRPPAVGLYDLGMEKDSCGVGFIANIKGKKSHQIVSDAISILCNLEHRGAVGADPRAGDGAGILVQIPHAFFARKTAALGFKLPEPGQYAIGALFMPKETAWRKVIQSIIAEQIKEEGLVLLGWRDVPSDNASLGVTVKPTEPYHMQVFIGRNGTAKTEEEFERRLYILRKSISQAIYQRRDRGMAGYYPVSLSCRTVIYKGMFLADQLGKYYPDLHEEDFESALALVHQRFSTNTFPTWSLAHPYRMIAHNGEINTLRGNVNWMAARQASVHSELYGKDISRLWPISYEGQSDTACFDNALEFLVQGGYSLPHAVMMMIPEAWAGNPLMDEQRRAFYEYHAALMEPWDGPAAIAFTDGRQIGATLDRNGLRPARYLVTKDDRIVMASEMGVLKIPEDQIVTKWRLQPGKMLLVDLEQGRLIPDDEIKATLAKSHPYSDWLHRTQLVLEELPDAPTKGIRSNLPLLDRQQAFGYSQEDVTILMTPMAATGEEAAGSMGNDTPISALSDRPKPLFTYFKQNFAQVTNPPIDPIREELVMSLVSIIGPRPNLFDLQGMASTKRLEVRQPILTDADLEKIRSISDVADTHFKSRTLDTTFHAGFGAAGMEQVLDELCARAEGAVREGVNIIILSDRMAGSDRIPIPSLLACAAVHHHLIRTGLRTSVGIVVESGEPREVHHFACLAGYGAEAINPYLAFETIIAMKDRLPGALDDYEIVKRYIKSIGKGLLKVMSKMGISTYQSYCGAQIFDAVGLKADFVAKYFAGTHTRIEGVGLAEIAEETARRHTDAFGDAQVYKTALDVGGEYAYRTRGEEHAWTAESVSTLQHAVRGNSQERYRAFAKILNEQSERLLTLRGLFRIKTAEDEKRKPVKLDQVEPAAEIVKRFATGAMSFGSISREAHTTLAIAMNRIGGKSNTGEGGEEADRFKPLPNGDSMRSAIKQVASGRFGVTTEYLVNSDMMQIKMAQGAKPGEGGQLPGHKVDATIARVRHSTPGVGLISPPPHHDIYSIEDLAQLIYDLKNVNPDGQVSVKLVSEIGVGTVAAGVAKARADHVTIAGFEGGTGASPLTSIKHAGSPWEIGLAETHQTLVRERLRSRIVVQVDGGFRTGRDVVIGALLGADEFGFATAPLIAAGCIMMRKCHLNTCPVGVATQDPVLRKRFTGQPEHVINYFFFVAEEVREIMAQLGYRKFDEMVGQTQMLDQSTLVAHWKAKGLDFSKLFVRQKEEKGQKIYHAEAQNHHLEKVLDRRLIEKAQAALDRGAPVRIEEEINNTDRSAGAMLSGQVAKIYGHAGLPHDSIHVSLKGTAGQAFGAWLARGVTFDLEGEGNDYVGKGLSGGRIIVKPPRNSGIVPEESIIVGNTVMYGAIEGECYFRGIAGERFAVRNSGAVAVVEGAGDHCCEYMTGGIVVVLGKTGRNFAAGMSGGVAYVLDEAGDFEKLCNLAMVELEPVLSEELINAGTYNHSGDLEAHGRVDVFANLLESDIERLHILITRHAKLTGSKKAAEILADWKTWLLKFRKVMPVEYRRALKELKANADAEPKIAIGA
- a CDS encoding Hsp20 family protein, which produces MRTYDLTPFYRSTVGFDRFFNLLDQATSDGSPGYPPYNIERTGENAYRISVAVSGFSQGELSIVAKENTLTIKGEKSANENGKDNSEVLYRGIAARAFERIFQLADFVQVKDASLENGLLHVDLVREIPEAKKPRSIPINSGANAPQVVDASVAA
- a CDS encoding alpha/beta hydrolase, producing MSILRTLTIVAGVLAGSLGVQAAPALAASPVKAKNVVLVHGAWADGSSWAQVIPKLQAAGLHVTAVQNPLTSLADSVAETRRVLAQQDGPTVLVAHSWGGTVISEVGTDPKVTGLVYVAARAPDAGEDFVALSRKFPAGPARAGVQEHDGFTKLSEDAFLKYFANGVDPTTAKVLYAVQWPTAASIFAGRTTAAAWRSKPSWYAVSKQDYTINPDLERFLAKRMNATTVELDAGHLSLVSQPDKVADLILAAAGQRE